One genomic window of Arachis stenosperma cultivar V10309 chromosome 10, arast.V10309.gnm1.PFL2, whole genome shotgun sequence includes the following:
- the LOC130956335 gene encoding uncharacterized protein At5g19025: protein MVYFHNSISLCNSTMANSICSSDSGSKSRPNNSSNHLNRNRRVPISSSSSSANSLQIPPCDRSRLAIVDVVIFIAVISAILYLFFPYIELVIITSIRVSKVVFCVMKEEFSVAPSIYIAIVMSIVCAALATWGVVACTSRKCGNPNCKGLRKAAEFDIQLETEDCVKNSGSVSKDGGGGGGAGAAGIKKGLFELPRDHHRELEAELKKMAPINGRAVLVLRARCGCSVGRLEVPGPKKHPRKIKK from the coding sequence ATGGTCTATTTCCATAACTCAATCTCTCTCTGCAACTCCACCATGGCGAATTCGATTTGCTCCTCGGATTCTGGCTCAAAATCGAGGCCAAACAACAGCAGCAACCACCTTAATCGGAATCGGAGGGTTCCaatttcatcatcatcatcatcggcCAATTCGCTTCAGATTCCACCTTGTGACCGATCTCGATTGGCCATAGTTGATGTTGTGATCTTCATCGCGGTTATCAGTGCAatcttgtacttgttcttcccTTACATAGAGCTTGTGATTATAACCTCCATAAGGGTTTCAAAAGTGGTATTTTGTGTGATGAAAGAGGAGTTTTCGGTGGCGCCTTCGATCTATATCGCAATAGTGATGAGTATTGTGTGTGCTGCATTGGCAACTTGGGGTGTTGTGGCTTGCACTAGCAGGAAGTGTGGAAACCCCAATTGCAAGGGTTTGAGGAAGGCTGCAGAGTTTGATATTCAGTTGGAGACTGAAGATTGTGTCAAGAATTCGGGTTCTGTGAGCAAGGATGGTGGAGGAGGAGGTGGCGCTGGTGCTGCCGGCATTAAGAAGGGTCTATTCGAGCTTCCTCGTGATCATCATAGGGAGCTGGAAGCTGAGCTTAAGAAGATGGCACCAATCAATGGAAGGGCTGTACTTGTTCTCCGGGCTAGGTGCGGCTGCTCGGTTGGTAGGTTGGAGGTTCCTGGGCCGAAGAAGCATCCGCGGAAGATCAAGAAGTAG